Proteins found in one Sorghum bicolor cultivar BTx623 chromosome 1, Sorghum_bicolor_NCBIv3, whole genome shotgun sequence genomic segment:
- the LOC8057102 gene encoding polygalacturonase ADPG2, whose product MASSGKPTKLAFMAPLPLPLLALLFLSSTLEAVVGASNANDTSADGASYTCSSGSSRFLALPSSSSHSHRSVFSLDRYGARGDGRHDDTRALAAAWKAACASPRPAAVLVPNGRRYLLKVVTLRGPCKSTVAVTVKGTLVASPNRADWSDRDRRLWIVFRSINKLTLNGGGAIDGNGHKWWPYSCKINKGLPCKEAPTALSFHYCTNLRVDNLKIVNSQQIHMSVEDSTNVQLAKLSITAPGTSPNTDGIHITRSKDVRVTNCKIKTGDDCISIEDGTHKLHVSNVVCGPGHGISIGSLGDDNSRAQVSGITIDSVQLHGTTNGARIKTYQGGSGYAKDITFQNMIMYNVKNPIIIDQNYCDKAKPCREQRSAVQISNVVFKNIRGTTITKDAIKMHCSKNVPCQGITLQNIDLKMQGGKGNTESTCQNAKWRKYGKVVPQPCTSKIMGTFGDLLEFLLASDSWSSW is encoded by the exons ATGGCATCCAGCGGAAAGCCGACGAAGCTCGCGTTCATGGCGCCCCTACCCCTACCCCTCCTCGCGCTGCTCTTCTTGTCGAGCACCCTCGAGGCAGTAGTAGGCGCCAGCAACGCCAACGACACCTCAGCTGACGGCGCGAGCTACACGTGCAGCTCTGGCAGCAGCAGGTTCCTGGcgttgccgtcgtcgtcgtcccacTCCCACCGGAGCGTGTTCAGCCTCGACCGCTACGGTGCCCGTGGCGACGGGAGGCACGACGACACGCGCGCGCTCGCCGCGGCGTGGAAGGCGGCGTGCGCCtcgccgcggccggccgccgTGCTCGTCCCCAACGGCAGGCGCTACCTGCTCAAGGTCGTCACCCTCCGTGGCCCGTGCAAGTCCACCGTCGCGGTCACCGTGAAAGGCACGCTGGTGGCGTCGCCGAACAGGGCGGACTGGAGCGACAGGGATAGGAGGCTCTGGATCGTGTTCCGGAGCATCAACAAGCTCACTCTCAACGGCGGTGGCGCCATCGACGGCAACGGACACAAGTGGTGGCCGTACtcgtgcaagatcaacaagggcCTG CCTTGCAAGGAGGCTCCAACGGCTTTGTCATTCCACTACTGCACCAATCTGAGGGTGGACAATCTGAAAATTGTGAATAGCCAACAGATCCACATGTCGGTCGAGGATTCCACCAATGTGCAACTGGCGAAGTTGTCCATCACAGCACCTGGCACGAGCCCTAACACTGATGGCATTCACATCACTCGGAGCAAAGATGTGCGGGTCACAAATTGCAAGATCAAGACTG GGGATGATTGCATATCAATCGAGGACGGGACTCATAAACTTCATGTCTCCAATGTTGTTTGTGGTCCTGGGCACGGGATTAGCATCGGAAGCTTAGGAGATGACAACTCACGAGCCCAGGTCTCTGGTATTACCATAGATTCAGTACAATTACATGGCACAACCAATGGAGCACGGATCAAGACATACCAGGGAGGAAGTGGATACGCCAAGGACATCACATTCCAGAACATGATCATGTACAATGTCAAGAACCCGATAATCATCGACCAAAACTATTGCGACAAGGCTAAGCCATGCAGGGAACAAAGGTCAGCAGTGCAGATTAGCAATGTTGTCTTCAAGAACATTAGAGGGACAACTATTACCAAGGATGCTATCAAGATGCACTGCAGCAAGAATGTTCCATGCCAAGGCATTACACTGCAGAACATTGACCTGAAAATGCAGGGTGGCAAGGGAAACACAGAAAGTACATGCCAGAATGCAAAATGGAGAAAATACGGAAAGGTTGTTCCACAGCCGTGCACCTCCAAAATCATGGGCACATTTGGAGACCTCTTGGAGTTCCTGTTGGCTTCAGACTCGTGGAGTTCCTGGTAA
- the LOC8081200 gene encoding cationic peroxidase 2 codes for MHMAACTRTSTGSNKPPSLCLLLLVHALLLAIASSPAGGLQVGFYQQTCPQAESIVRNVTWARAAADPSLAGKLLRLYFHDCFPQGCDASVLLDGRGTEKAAPPNQSLGGLDVVDAAKAALEAACPGTVSCADVVALATRDAVSFQFRRSLWQVETGRRDNRFSDEAHATDLPSPEFVFPLLRDSFAKRGLGVRDLVALSGAHTLGHTDCQFVSPRLYTFQGNGGVDPFIDPSYARELMRQCPATPPPSSSSSSGKVALDPGSEFTFDTSYYATIKANRGALHTDSVLLHDDEAARLVDEMHDQGKFLTAFAASIQKLGAFGVITGNKGEIRRNCHVVN; via the coding sequence ATGCATATGGCTGCTTGTACCCGCACCAGCACCGGCAGCAACAAGCCGCCGTCGCTGTGCCTGCTCCTCCTCGTCCACGCGCTGCTGCTCGCCATCGCGTCGTCTCCTGCCGGCGGTCTCCAGGTGGGCTTCTACCAGCAGACCTGCCCCCAGGCGGAGTCCATCGTTCGGAACGTGACCTGGGCGCGGGCGGCCGCGGACCCGAGCCTGGCCGGCAAGCTGCTGCGGCTCTACTTCCACGACTGCTTCCCGCAGGGCTGCGACGCGTCGGTGCTGCTGGACGGCCGGGGCACGGAGAAGGCGGCGCCGCCGAACCAGTCGCTGGGCGGGCTGGACGTCGTCGACGCCGCCAAGGCGGCGCTGGAGGCGGCCTGCCCGGGCACCGTCTCCTGCGCGGACGTCGTGGCGCTGGCCACCCGCGACGCCGTCTCCTTCCAGTTCCGCCGCTCGCTGTGGCAAGTCGAGACGGGCCGCCGCGACAACCGCTTCTCCGACGAGGCGCACGCCACGGACCTGCCCAGCCCGGAGTTCGTGTTCCCGCTCCTCAGGGACTCCTTCGCCAAGCGGGGGCTCGGCGTCCGCGACCTCGTCGCGCTCTCCGGCGCGCACACGCTGGGACACACGGACTGCCAGTTCGTGTCACCGAGGCTCTACACCTTCCAGGGCAACGGCGGGGTGGACCCGTTCATCGACCCGAGCTACGCGCGGGAGCTCATGCGCCAGTGCCccgccacgccgccgccgtcgtcgtcgtcgtcgtccggcAAGGTGGCCTTGGACCCTGGCAGCGAGTTCACGTTCGACACCAGCTACTACGCCACCATCAAGGCCAACCGCGGCGCGCTGCACACGGACTCCGTGCTGCTGCACGACGACGAGGCCGCCCGCCTCGTCGACGAGATGCACGACCAAGGCAAGTTCCTCACCGCCTTCGCCGCGTCCATCCAGAAGTTGGGAGCCTTCGGCGTCATCACCGGCAACAAAGGGGAGATCAGGAGGAACTGCCACGTCGTCAACTAA
- the LOC8057101 gene encoding uncharacterized protein LOC8057101, protein MGEFDDYWARAYRGDAAVPHSDPQRLISTWTGAFALGATACVCHHASALASHLKSLPATWQDMTLVLDQKRWKKALEKKERQA, encoded by the exons atggGCGAGTTCGACGACTACTGGGCGCGGGCGTACAGGGGCGACGCCGCCGTCCCGCACTCCGACCCGCAGCGGCTCATCTCCACCTGGACAGGAGCCTTCGCCCTCGGCGCGACCGCCTGCGTCTGCCACCACGCCTCCGCGCTTGCCTCCCACCTCAAGTCCTTACCGGCGAC TTGGCAAGACATGACACTGGTGCTTGATCAAAAGCGATGGAAGAAAGCTCTTGAGAAGAAGGAACGACAAGCTTAA
- the LOC8061428 gene encoding calcium-dependent protein kinase 8, which translates to MGNCCAAPLTEESGKNRPKKQKANPYNVAYNRGAAPPSARPGLLVLRDPTGRDLGAQYELGGELGRGEFGITYLCTESATGARYACKSISKRKLRTPVDVEDVRREVDIMRHMPAHPNIVSLRAAYEDEDAVHLVMELCEGGELFDRIVARGHYTERAAAAVLRTIVEVVQMCHRHGVMHRDLKPENFLYANKKESSPLKAIDFGLSVFFRPGERFSEIVGSPYYMAPEVLKRNYGPEVDVWSAGVILYILLCGVPPFWAETEQGVAQAIIRSVVDFKREPWPRVSEPAKDLVRRMLDPNPLTRFTAAQVLEHPWLHDSKKMPDISLGDTVRARLQQFAAMNKLKKKALRVIAEHLSVEEVADIKQMFDKMDVNKNGKLTFEEFKAGLRKLGNQMPDSDLQILMDAADIDKNGTLDYGEFVTVSVHVRKIGNDEHIEKAFTYFDRNKSGYIEIEELREALSDELDGNDEDIINGIIRDVDTDKDGKISYDEFAAMMKAGTDWRKASRQYSRQRFSNLSLKLQKDGSLSAETR; encoded by the exons ATGGGAAACTGCTGTGCCGCGCCGTTGACGGAGGAGAGCGGCAAGAACCGCCCCAAGAAGCAGAAGGCGAACCCCTACAACGTCGCGTACAACCGCGGGGCGGCGCCGCCGTCGGCGCGCCCGGGCCTGCTGGTGCTGCGGGACCCGACGGGGCGGGACCTCGGCGCGCAGTACGAGCTCGGCGGCGAGCTGGGCCGCGGCGAGTTCGGCATCACGTACCTGTGCACGGAGTCCGCCACGGGGGCGCGCTACGCGTGCAAGTCCATCTCCAAGCGCAAGCTGCGGACGCCCGTCGACGTGGAGGACGTGCGCCGGGAGGTGGACATCATGCGCCACATGCCCGCGCACCCCAACATCGTCAGCCTCCGCGCCGCCTACGAGGATGAGGACGCCGTGCACCTCGTCATGGAGCTCTGCGAGGGAGGGGAGCTCTTCGACAGGATCGTCGCCCGGGGCCACTACACCGagcgtgccgccgccgccgtcctgcGCACCATCGTGGAGGTCGTCCAG ATGTGCCACAGGCATGGCGTCATGCACCGGGACCTTAAACCAGAGAACTTTTTATATGCAAACAAGAAGGAGAGTTCCCCCCTGAAAGCAATTGATTTTGGGCTGTCTGTGTTCTTCAGGCCTG GTGAGCGATTTTCTGAAATCGTAGGCAGTCCATACTACATGGCTCCAGAGGTTCTAAAGCGAAACTATGGCCCTGAAGTTGATGTCTGGAGTGCTGGAGTGATACTTTACATACTTCTTTGTGGTGTACCACCATTTTGGGCAG AAACCGAACAGGGAGTAGCACAGGCAATTATACGATCTGTGGTAGATTTCAAAAGAGAACCATGGCCCAGAGTATCTGAGCCTGCTAAAGATCTTGTCAGGCGGATGCTGGACCCAAATCCATTGACACGGTTTACTGCAGCACAAGTACTTG AGCATCCATGGCTACATGACTCCAAAAAGATGCCAGACATTTCTCTTGGTGATACTGTCCGAGCAAGATTGCAGCAATTTGCTGCAATGAACAAGTTAAAGAAGAAAGCACTAAGG GTGATTGCTGAGCATCTGTCTGTGGAGGAAGTAGCTGACATAAAGCAGATGTTTGATAAGATGGATGTGAACAAGAATGGCAAGTTAACATTCGAGGAATTCAAGGCCGGCCTTCGTAAACTGGGAAACCAAATGCCTGATTCAGATCTTCAGATATTGATGGATGCT GCTGATATTGATAAAAACGGGACCCTAGATTATGGGGAATTCGTCACTGTGTCTGTTCATGTGAGAAAAATAGGCAACGATGAACACATCGAGAAGGCCTTCACATACTTCGACCGGAATAAGAGTGGGTATATAGAAATCGAAGAGCTTAGAGAGGCGCTATCTGATGAActggatggaaatgatgaagacATTATCAATGGCATCATCCGAGATGTGGACACAGATAAG GACGGGAAGATAAGCTACGATGAGTTCGCGGCAATGATGAAGGCCGGCACTGACTGGAGGAAGGCGTCTCGGCAGTACTCGAGGCAACGGTTCAGCAACCTGAGCCTGAAGCTCCAGAAGGATGGGTCCCTCAGTGCCGAGACACGATAG
- the LOC8081201 gene encoding uncharacterized protein LOC8081201 has translation MTPAMPPPPCADDRATTASSRHRESSSGGPALPVATTTTMRVMVRTLRGDRVALDVDGGATTVAQLKAMVMAREGVAVGAQRLFFAGRHLDDDGLPVAHYGVGHGSVVFLSLRLRADDDASHQEMRNVQTQPEQPVTTVSQLLMIDQQLTMRFEDGDDHGGGGGGGEEEAVVKTTRPPVSRRSLRKILSRLHVDVWTAQHDAKLLDLLLLRQRTRGGGGGVSDLTADDWSAIRAELNAATGSAFPVEELQRRVAELRREFDAVSRIKDHPRFTYDARRRVVVAKEAEWKRYVLENPDAVAYEGRSTHFGRLRAIFSGGGGGVAETRGNGGPMRRESRAKRCLSKLLRSFGLRCKL, from the exons ATGACACCTgccatgccgccgccgccgtgcgccGACGACAGAGCTACTACAGCCAGCAGTAGACATCGCGAGTCGTCGAGCGGCGGTCCGGCTCTTCCTGTggccacgacgacgacgatgagggTCATGGTGCGGACGCTCCGCGGGGACCGGGTCGCGCTGGACGTCGACGGCGGCGCCACCACGGTGGCGCAGCTCAAGGCCATGGTCATGGCCCGCGAGGGCGTCGCCGTCGGCGCCCAGCGGCTCTTCTTCGCCGGCCGACACCTCGACGACGACGGCCTCCCCGTCGCGCACTACGGCGTGGGCCACGGCTCCGTCGTCTTCCTCAGCCTCCGCCTCCGTGCCGACGACGACGCCTCGCA CCAGGAGATGCGTAACGTGCAAACGCAACCAGAGCAGCCAGTCACGACCGTGAGCCAACTACTGATGATTGACCAGCAGCTGACGATGCGCTTCGAAGACGGGGAcgaccacggcggcggcggcggcggtggggagGAAGAGGCCGTCGTCAAGACCACGAGGCCACCGGTGTCGCGGCGGTCGCTGCGCAAGATCCTGTCGCGGCTGCACGTGGACGTGTGGACGGCCCAGCACGACGCCAAGCTCCTGGACCTGCTGCTGCTACGACAGCgcacgcgcggcggcggcggcggcgtgagcGACCTTACCGCGGACGACTGGTCGGCCATCCGCGCCGAGCTCAACGCGGCCACGGGGTCCGCGTTCCCCGTCGAGGAGCTGCAGCGGCGGGTGGCCGAGCTCCGGCGCGAGTTCGACGCCGTCAGCCGGATCAAGGACCACCCCCGGTTCACCTACGACGCGCGCCGCCGGGTCGTCGTCGCCAAGGAGGCCGAGTGGAAACGCTACGTGCTG GAGAATCCGGACGCGGTGGCGTACGAGGGGAGAAGCACGCACTTCGGTCGCCTCCGGGCGATcttctccggcggcggcggcggcgtggcagAGACACGCGGGAACGGCGGGCCCATGCGCCGCGAGTCGCGGGCCAAGAGATGCCTGAGCAAGCTGCTGCGCAGCTTTGGGCTCCGGTGCAAGCTGTGA